A portion of the Chlamydiales bacterium STE3 genome contains these proteins:
- a CDS encoding hypothetical protein (Product derived from UniProtKB/Trembl:Q6MBL4) encodes MSEELRQLLYPLGFLSSVAFSLRFLVQWIYSEKRKKSSVSRSFWLLSLFGNLSLLIHSAIQLQYPICVIQALNAVISLRNLNLMHTHHKVWKIHTVWGLMMLAFALPTLGFWISSEDWLRVPVNNYSLRSSFSVSLFWHIIGALGILLFALRFWLQWFEAEKKGISTLSESFWWLSLVGALLSLLYFFFIGDLVNLLGPLFGIIPYIRNLMLLKEKKAIYGRS; translated from the coding sequence ATGTCTGAAGAGCTGCGACAGCTACTCTATCCCCTCGGATTTCTCTCCTCTGTCGCATTTAGCTTGCGTTTTCTTGTGCAATGGATTTATAGCGAAAAAAGAAAAAAATCAAGCGTTAGTCGCTCTTTTTGGCTTCTCTCGCTTTTTGGAAACCTCTCCTTGCTTATTCACAGTGCAATCCAACTACAATACCCTATTTGTGTGATCCAGGCCCTTAATGCAGTTATTTCTCTTAGAAACCTTAACTTAATGCATACCCATCATAAAGTCTGGAAAATCCATACTGTATGGGGATTAATGATGCTAGCATTTGCATTGCCTACTTTAGGTTTTTGGATAAGCTCTGAAGATTGGCTGCGCGTCCCTGTGAATAACTACTCTTTGAGATCTTCTTTTTCTGTGTCTTTATTTTGGCACATTATTGGGGCGTTGGGGATACTTCTTTTTGCTTTGCGTTTTTGGCTACAATGGTTTGAAGCAGAAAAAAAAGGAATAAGCACTTTAAGCGAAAGCTTTTGGTGGCTTTCCTTAGTAGGAGCATTGCTTTCTCTTCTTTATTTTTTCTTCATTGGAGACCTCGTGAACCTGCTGGGCCCTCTATTTGGTATTATTCCCTATATCAGAAATTTGATGTTATTAAAAGAGAAGAAGGCAATTTATGGCCGCTCATAA